A window from Solanum stenotomum isolate F172 chromosome 5, ASM1918654v1, whole genome shotgun sequence encodes these proteins:
- the LOC125864720 gene encoding uncharacterized protein LOC125864720, which produces MGVGLVEIGVEMRRILMFSIKGCYVTVLKHPFLVSMLCFIAFLYRSFPFLFSILLAASPVLICTAVLLGTLLSFGQPNIPEIEREEKTSSHDIVPLRTGVLYDTTHIESAEDSYYVERFTERGIVDQSIDKISDLSPLLVERSRDFQFGNEGFEEAGREFHEQKYEEKHGDGELTESQYSPIPTVDEGFEEAVREFYEQNNEKNEEEHDDGELLESQYSPIPTVDEDFEEAAREFYEQNSEKSEEKHDDGELMESQYSPIPTVDNENIEYDFDRSDSFDSRRVNLNSLPGSPWKKEREEEEEQEEEEDDDDDESFDSESDRAESSSPDASMADIIPMLHELHPLLDEDTPQHVSLLHDGSDASSDSSGKTTESDNKSDDGVENQEELEVADDENEDGEDDEGKQDEEDISKSAITWTEEDQKNLIDLGSSEVERNQRLENLMARRRALKKMRLVMTEKNLIDLESADLPFNIPSISTARNNPFDVHNDNYDLGLPPIPGSAPSVLVPRRNPFDLPYDSSEEKPNLMEDEQDFITFQAKDPLFRRHESFIVRPSIFGLNRQDKQDSHLRPYFIPERVATEGTSYSPFQRQSSELSDSKVSSVPETESLSSVEDMEDSNLIEGQLRHKSLDQEELECRNLMDEHISEEPEHTSEHVRHGSQSSEEVESLVQLGTVENHHEAEETLLQEGRVTSALELNPTEIQSKPETSYQRYSSQSSSSSLAEVSERVFIDKEGEMRSSFEEIMGHIEQNGISRQASFDGPDFHITSTSVDHTPREHPIYDSSPSAIRENRFSASFSSDQHVESETVFPPTLVERTISFVERESEENSQDIEKSLPTNEEILAPADGQEFLSREVVCQNELDVAKAEISEDDEVFVGANALPVPELVVGQTSIDSESSADEDIGHKEGTIDHAQHQVSSSRFDADTHIVSQLVVDHAVESLSMSSDHQNIRQMGDEQHSLNAEVPLDQPVMPSLEKQSVEDVTEKVESIVSEQHDLPSLDAIESLVTDALSEVDETQISVGHQYASTERSISQCEEELAYSDKSIDEHPSDDKEVKETPAILVESIEEASTTETLNVSEIHDLDDGIPIISSPRTPISISNLHEVVEAPRGASLSGLKNMILEENDNQIKVLENYVLPPEAAEFQHDELYIVEETDGIEDIDEAFLYELDTVGDFSINELGSSQNEFERRIDSTGEGLSAFHTVDSGTPEVAEEACAEVHERKFPLHPDILNASTFEEIDKHEEKECASEIQKSGMSIIDHLDASHTKFAEGEVHNAVDARSIEGGLPADSDIWPSDPMKKLNLDAQEIVPEMTIAEAQNSVFEVANAESAQTGVTEVPQEVIVKEETDSGMPVLEAQTIQDIESAFWQVYEKEMEKSNVFELYNAKDSGMPVLEAQTVEDIELAFRGTSEKETLNSNVYELPNAKLVTEESGSSDNSAVFEVSSSVLNDSGMPEVEARTIEDIESAFGISSEKEKEHLNVVELPNAKLVTEESRDSDDAAVFEVSSSVKEDSEMPVVEAQTIEDIESAFRISSEKEIVHSNVLELPNVKLVTEKSVNSDDEVVFDVSSSVQEDSGMPVLEAQTAEDINLTFRQIGEKSNVLEQPFAELATEESGDFDDAVKFDVSSSVQEDSGMPVLEAQTAEDITLAFRQISEQEIEKSNVLEQPNAKLETEESGDSDNAAVFDVSSRVHEDSGMPVLEAQTVEDINLAFRQISEQEIAEKSNVLEQSNAELTTEESGNSVNAAVFEVSGSVLEDPQMPVVEEQTAEDINLAFRQISEQEIDEKSNVLEQPNAELATEESAAEVSSSALEDSEMPVPEAETFEDIDMIFRRISEKEMKKSNVLEQPNAELATEVSGSSDNTVVLEASSVTRNMQLPILETRPTEYFDLDHEKLSESDDETLIRRDSVGGDEHPGESEDVRASSDSQNIETDLALKQVLEGNLEKPLNSTSERESAEAKPIEAGSSNDTESSVRGSDFPDFGEGETEKGDHEVVLKEAKTSTAEKPDHAVDMPATSDVKGKKD; this is translated from the exons TCGAGATTTTCAATTTGGGAATGAGGGTTTTGAGGAAGCAGGAAGGGAGTTTCATGAGCAGAAGTATGAAGAGAAACATGGTGATGGGGAACTTACAGAGAGTCAATACTCTCCGATTCCAACGGTTGATGAGGGTTTTGAGGAAGCAGTGAGGGAGTTCTATGAACAGAacaatgaaaagaatgaagaggAACATGATGATGGGGAACTTCTAGAGAGTCAATACTCTCCAATTCCAACGGTTGATGAAGATTTTGAGGAAGCAGCAAGGGAGTTTTATGAGCAAAACAGTGAAAAGAGTGAAGAGAAACATGATGATGGGGAGCTTATGGAGAGTCAGTACTCTCCCATTCCGACGGTTGATAATGAGAACATTGAGTATGACTTTGATAGATCAGATTCCTTTGATTCTAGAAGGGTGAATCTTAATTCTCTTCCTGGTTCCCCTTGGAAAAAGGAGagggaggaagaggaagaacaggaggaagaggaggatgaCGATGACGATGAGTCTTTTGATTCGGAGTCTGATCGAGCTGAGAGCTCTTCTCCAGATGCTTCAATGGCTGACATTATTCCAATGCTTCATGAGCTCCATCCGCTTTTGGATGAAGACACTCCTCAGCATGTTAGTTTGTTGCATGATGGTTCTGATGCTTCTTCAGATAGTTCTGGTAAGACCACTGAGAGTGATAACAAATCTGATGATGGTGTTGAAAATCAAGAAGAGCTAGAAGTTGCAGACGACGAGAATGAAGATGGTGAAGATGACGAAGGAAAGCAGGATGAGGAAGATATAAGTAAGTCAGCTATTACATGGACAGAAGAGGATCAGAAGAATCTAATTGACTTGGGAAGCTCCGAGGTCGAAAGGAATCAACGGTTGGAGAATCTTATGGCAAGGAGAAGAGCACTGAAGAAAATGAGGCTGGTGATGACCGAAAAGAATTTGATTGACTTGGAAAGTGCTGATCTTCCATTCAACATCCCGTCCATTTCTACAGCAAGAAACAATCCATTTGATGTTCATAATGATAACTATGACCTTGGACTGCCACCAATCCCAGGGTCTGCTCCATCTGTTTTAGTACCAAGGCGAAATCCATTTGATCTTCCTTATGACTCAAGTGAAGAGAAACCTAATCTTATGGAGGACGAACAAGACTTTATAACATTTCAAGCAAAGGATCCACTTTTCCGGAGGCATGAAAGTTTTATCGTAAGACCCTCAATCTTCGGGCTGAACAGGCAAGACAAGCAAGATAGCCATTTGAGACCCTATTTTATTCCAGAGAGAGTGGCTACAGAGGGAACAAGCTACTCACCATTTCAAAGACAATCTAGCGAACTTAGTGATTCGAAGGTGAGTTCTGTTCCTGAAACAGAATCACTAAGTTCAGTTGAAGATATGGAAGACAGTAACCTCATTGAAGGGCAGCTCAGACACAAAAGCCTTGATCAAGAAGAACTGGAATGCAGAAACCTCATGGATGAACATATCTCGGAGGAGCCAGAGCATACTTCTGAGCATGTCAGACATGGAAGTCAATCCTCCGAAGAAGTAGAGTCTTTGGTGCAGCTGGGAACTGTGGAAAATCATCATGAAGCAGAAGAAACTTTGCTCCAGGAAGGAAGAGTGACCAGCGCATTGGAACTTAATCCAACCGAAATTCAATCCAAGCCAGAAACTTCTTATCAAAGATACAGCAGCCAATCTAGCTCCTCATCGTTGGCAGAAGTGAGTGAAAGGGTCTTCATTGATAAAGAAGGAGAAATGAGATCAAGTTTCGAGGAGATAATGGGACATATTGAACAAAATGGGATCTCCAGACAAGCTTCATTTGATGGACCTGATTTCCACATCACAAGCACTTCAGTAGATCATACTCCACGCGAACATCCTATTTATGATTCCAGTCCTTCTGCTATTAGGGAAAACAGATTTTCAGCCTCCTTTTCTTCAGATCAGCATGTGGAATCTGAGACAGTGTTTCCTCCTACATTGGTTGAGAGAACTATTTCATTCGTAGAGAGGGAATCTGAGGAAAATAGTCAGGACATTGAAAAATCCCTTCCAACTAATGAAGAGATTTTGGCACCAGCAGATGGCCAAGAATTTCTGTCAAGGGAGGTGGTATGCCAAAATGAGCTCGATGTTGCAAAGGCGGAGATTTCTGAAGATGATGAAGTCTTTGTCGGTGCAAATGCCCTTCCGGTGCCTGAGTTGGTCGTCGGTCAGACATCTATTGACTCAGAATCATCAGCAGACGAAGATATTGGGCATAAAGAAGGAACTATTGATCATGCACAACATCAAGTTTCTTCTTCTAGATTTGATGCAGATACGCATATTGTGTCTCAACTTGTTGTAGACCACGCCGTTGAATCCCTTTCAATGTCCTCAGATCATCAAAACATTCGCCAGATGGGTGATGAACAGCATTCTCTGAACGCAGAGGTTCCACTTGATCAACCAGTTATGCCTTCTTTGGAGAAGCAATCTGTGGAGGATGTGACTGAGAAGGTGGAATCTATAGTCTCTGAACAGCACGATCTTCCCTCATTGGATGCTATTGAAAGTTTGGTTACTGATGCTCTGAGTGAAGTGGATGAAACACAGATCTCTGTTGGACATCAATATGCTTCTACAGAGAGGTCCATCTCACAGTGTGAAGAAGAATTGGCATACTCAGACAAATCCATTGATGAACATCCATCAGATGATAAGGAAGTGAAG GAGACACCAGCTATCCTGGTTGAGTCAATTGAGGAAGCAAGCACCACTGAGACCTTGAATGTTTCAGAAATCCATGACCTTGATGATGGAATTCCTATTATCAGCTCCCCACGTACTCCCATCTCTATTTCCAATCTGCATGAGGTTGTTGAGGCCCCAAGAGGTGCTAGTCTATCAGGTCTAAAGAACATGATCCTCGAGGAAAATGATAACCAGATCAAAGTCTTGGAAAACTATGTATTGCCACCAGAAGCAGCTGAATTTCAGCATGATGAGCTATATATAGTTGAAGAAACAGATGGTATTGAGGACATTGATGAGGCATTTCTCTATGAATTAGATACAGTTGGTGACTTTAGCATCAACGAGCTGGGATCAAGCCAGAATGAGTTCGAGAGACGAATCGACTCCACTGGAGAGGGTTTGTCTGCATTCCACACTGTTGATTCTGGCACTCCAGAAGTTGCTGAAGAGGCCTGTGCTGAAGTTCATGAAAGAAAGTTTCCGTTGCACCCTGATATTTTAAACGCATCCACATTTGAAGAGATTGATAAGCATGAAGAAAAGGAGTGTGCTtcagaaattcaaaaatctggaatgAGCATTATTGATCATCTTGATGCATCTCATACAAAATTTGCTGAAGGAGAAGTTCATAATGCTGTTGATGCTAGATCAATTGAAGGAGGACTCCCTGCGGATAGTGATATTTGGCCTTCAGATCCCATGAAAAAACTTAATTTGGATGCTCAAGAGATAGTTCCGGAAATGACTATAGCTGAAGCTCAAAACTCTGTCTTTGAGGTGGCAAATGCAGAATCTGCTCAAACTGGAGTGACTGAAGTGCCTCAAGAAGTTATAGTCAAAGAGGAAACTGATTCTGGTATGCCAGTACTAGAAGCACAAACAATTCAAGATATTGAGTCAGCGTTTTGGCAAGTTTATGAGAAAGAAATGGAGAAATCTAATGTTTTTGAGCTATATAATGCTAAAGATTCTGGAATGCCAGTGCTGGAAGCACAAACTGTTGAAGATATTGAGTTAGCATTTAGAGGTACTTCTGAGAAGGAAACATTGAACTCGAATGTGTATGAGCTACCTAATGCTAAACTAGTAACTGAAGAATCTGGGAGTTCTGACAATTCAGCGGTGTTTGAAGTGTCAAGTTCAGTACTGAACGATTCTGGAATGCCAGAAGTGGAAGCACGCACAATTGAAGATATTGAGTCAGCATTTGGAATTAGTtctgagaaagaaaaagagcaTTTGAATGTGGTTGAGCTTCCTAATGCTAAGCTTGTAACTGAAGAATCTAGAGATTCTGACGATGCTGCGGTGTTTGAAGTGTCAAGTTCGGTGAAGGAAGATTCTGAAATGCCAGTGGTGGAAGCACAAACAATTGAAGACATTGAATCAGCATTTAGAATTAGTTCTGAGAAAGAAATAGTGCATTCGAATGTGCTTGAGCTGCCTAATGTTAAGCTTGTAACTGAAAAATCTGTTAATTCTGACGATGAAGTGGTGTTTGATGTGTCAAGTTCAGTACAGGAAGATTCTGGAATGCCAGTATTGGAAGCACAAACAGCTGAAGATATTAACTTGACATTTAGGCAAATAGGTGAGAAATCGAATGTTCTTGAGCAACCTTTTGCTGAGCTAGCAACTGAAGAATCTGGGGATTTTGATGATGCAGTGAAGTTTGACGTGTCAAGTTCAGTACAGGAAGATTCTGGAATGCCAGTACTGGAAGCACAAACAGCAGAAGACATCACTTTAGCATTTAGGCAAATATCTGAGCAAGAAATTGAGAAATCGAATGTTCTTGAGCAACCTAATGCTAAGCTTGAAACTGAAGAATCTGGAGATTCTGACAATGCAGCAGTGTTTGATGTGTCAAGTAGAGTACATGAAGATTCAGGAATGCCAGTACTGGAAGCACAAACAGTTGAAGATATTAACTTAGCATTTAGGCAAATATCTGAGCAAGAAATAGCTGAGAAATCGAATGTTCTTGAGCAATCTAATGCTGAGCTAACAACTGAAGAATCTGGGAATTCTGTCAATGCAGCGGTGTTTGAAGTGTCAGGTTCAGTGCTGGAAGATCCTCAAATGCCAGTAGTGGAAGAACAAACTGCTGAAGATATTAACCTAGCATTTAGGCAAATATCTGAGCAAGAAATAGATGAGAAATCAAATGTTCTTGAGCAACCTAATGCTGAGCTAGCAACCGAAGAATCTGCAGCTGAAGTGTCAAGTTCAGCGCTGGAAGATTCTGAAATGCCAGTGCCAGAAGCAGAAACATTTGAAGATATTGACATGATATTTAGGAGAATATCtgagaaagaaatgaagaaatctAATGTTCTTGAGCAACCTAATGCTGAGCTAGCAACTGAAGTATCTGGGAGTTCTGACAACACAGTGGTGCTAGAAGCGTCAAGCGTGACACGCAATATGCAATTACCAATTCTTGAAACAAGACCAACTGAATATTTTGATTTGGATCATGAAAAACTTTCTGAGAGTGATGATGAGACACTCATCCGTCGTGATTCTGTTGGTGGTGATGAGCATCCTGGGGAATCCGAAGACGTAAGAGCTTCTTCAGATTCACAAAACATCGAAACAGACTTGGCTTTGAAACAAGTCTTGGAAGGAAATCTGGAGAAACCCCTGAACTCCACTTCTGAACGTGAGTCAGCAGAAGCGAAGCCAATTGAAGCAGGCTCATCCAATGATACGGAATCAAGTGTTAGAGGATCTGATTTTCCTGATTTTGGTGAAGGTGAAACTGAAAAAGGTGATCATGAAGTTGTACTAAAAGAAGCAAAGACATCAACAGCTGAAAAACCAGATCATGCTGTTGATATGCCTGCTACATCTGATGTTAAAGGCAAGAAGGACTAA
- the LOC125864728 gene encoding leucine-rich repeat protein 1-like yields the protein MEAVFKTQSSLLKLWGLLAVVLALAVAVKGNSEGDALYALRRSLSDPGNVLQSWDPNLVNPCTWFHVTCNGDNQVTRVDLGNSKLSGHLVPELGKLDHLQYLELYKNNIQGTIPKELGNLKSLISLDLYNNNISGTIPTSLGKLKNLVFLRLNDNKLTGPIPRELTSVSSLKVVDVSNNDLCGTIPTSGPFEHIPLNNFEHNPRLEGPELLGLATYDTNCS from the exons ATGGAAGCTGTGTTCAAAACCCAGAGTTCGCTCTTGAAGTTATGGGGTTTGTTGGCAGTTGTTCTTGCTCTAGCTGTGGCTGTGAAGGGGAATTCAGAAGGGGATGCTTTGTACGCCCTCCGCCGGAGCTTATCCGACCCGGGTAACGTGCTTCAGAGCTGGGATCCGAATCTTGTTAACCCTTGTACCTGGTTTCATGTCACTTGCAACGGAGATAATCAAGTTACTCGTGT GGACCTTGGCAACTCAAAGTTATCTGGTCATTTGGTACCTGAGCTTGGAAAGCTTGATCATCTACAGTATCT GGAgctttacaaaaataatattcagGGAACCATCCCTAAAGAGCTCGGTAACTTGAAGAGCCTTATTAGTCTGGATCTGTACAACAACAATATTTCGGGGACAATTCCTACTTCACTTGGAAAGCTGAAAAACCTTGTTTTCTT GCGTCTAAATGATAACAAGCTAACAGGACCAATCCCAAGAGAACTTACTAGCGTTTCTAGCCTGAAAGTTGT GGATGTCTCGAATAATGATTTGTGTGGAACAATTCCCACTTCTGGTCCATTTGAGCATATTCCTCTGAACAA TTTCGAGCACAATCCTCGACTTGAAGGTCCGGAGTTGTTGGGACTCGCTACCTACGACACCAACTGCTCTTAG